The DNA region cagaggtCGAGGAAGATGATGTTGAGGATGACAAGGTTAGTGATTAGGGGTTATGGTGTTGAGGGACTTTCGTTCACTTGTTTTTGGTTTGAGAGTACCGGGTGGGCGTTGAACTATTTAGTTTACTTTTCAGTTGGATATTTTCCTTTCAGTTATGTAATTTACAATGAAAATTATTTTGGGATAATTATTTTATACATTTTCCGCTGTTTAATGAATTTTGAGTTTCACATTGGCTTTTATTCCGGCAAGTTAATTTGGTtaagttttcaagagtttcTCAATAATAGAAtatttgtcattaattgaagattaataattgaatcgacgaaaattctttacgaaaattggtgatttggttactgtgtgacacttgagaaatcggggcgttacatccccctttgtcaaattttgtcttaAACAACTTGAGAACCAGAGAGGGAAAACAAGAGAACCAAAACTCCCCCTCAGTAGgagaactccccctcaaatgatgcaaCGATACCAATAACACGCGAAGTTGGAACATAACACTTGCAAACAGACTGAACACATAACCACCCAATCAAAAGTAACTTGAAAACCAGTAAACCAGAGATAATGCCAGAAACAACTTGCACATAAGCTAACCAACAAGTGCACCAAAAGAAAACCAGTAGTAGCAGCTTGAACTAACACAACCATTGTCTTGAActaacttgtcttcaaattaacACAGATCAAAGCAAACACTAGCAGAAACAGAAAACATAGTCTTCATAGCAAATTATAACACACCATAGCAGAGTCTTCAACAACTACTAACtcctccccctttttagcacaaatttggcaaagagtGTCCAAATACAGCCAAAAGAAAAAGTAGCAAAACACATAAATAATCATTCTTCAGAGCTGGAATCCTCGTCAGTGTCTTCTGTACTTTCTTTAGATCCTTCCTCTTTTTCAGTGCTCGCTTCCTGAGTAGCAGTAACAACACCACTTGGCTCACCCCCTTGACCTCCTTCCTCTTGAAGTTTGAGGAGCAAAGCATCAACCTTCAACTTCCTTGCAGTGCTGATCATGATAGTCTCCTGCAAAGCCATAGAGACTTCCTGCAATTCAACAACAATGGCCTTAGTGCCAGATTCACTCATAGGTGTAGGGGCAGAAGTTCTGCTAGATGGCATAGCAATGTCTGGGACATGCGTCTCCATGAACAAACGATGATCTAGGGTAATTGGAACACCCTTGGGCATAGCAACCTCATCAGCCCTGATGATCTGAGGATGCTGTTGAAGGATGATCATGGTAAGAAGAGATGGAAATGAGATGGGCAGCTACACATCACAAGTGTCAGCATGTTgtaatgtctgctcaaacacaaaagaaccaaaatcaaaatcagcaGAAGTGCCAATTTGGTAGATCAACTTGGCAAGAGTAGCAAAAACTCCAGAAGTATGTtgggtaggaacccaattcacatcTCCAATCTTGTTAAGGATTGCATACTCCATACTATGATTTCCAGTGGATAACAACTTCTTGATAGGCCACTTCTTGACTTGGCCAGGAGTAATTTCCTTGGCGATCACATCCAAGGACATATCCTCATCAACACATTCAACaacacttcttccaagtgcttcgttgatcacagcaggtgagaactCAACACACTTATCCCTCACATACACCTTTCTGAACTCAACACTTTCAGGAAGTCCCACTTCCACAGAAAGATTCACCAAAAATTCCTTCACCAGCCTTTCATAACACCTTCCAACCTTGAGAATGGTCTTCATCAGTCCAGCCTTCtcaatgagtgcaaccacttcCTTGCACTCAAGcacatcagagccaacttccctATCCTTGTCAATTTTGCGTTGACACACATACTTCCACTTCTGGACATTTCCTTCAGCATGGAAAGACACATTGTCAATAGAAACAACATGGACATTATGAGGAAAGCGTTTTCCTGCatacttcttcttctcagaaggCAAGATGTCATCGACATCCTCCTCAACATCAGACCCAGATTCCTCAGCAGCAACTggaaccttcttcttcttggcacTCTTGGCTTCAACCTCCTGTTGCTTACCTTTTCCCTTCACATCTACTTGCTTAGACTTGGAAGTTGCTGGAGTGGTCTTCGAATTATCCTTTGGAGCAGGAGATTCTTCAACATCTGgaacccttctttttctcttgatCCTAGCAGCAACACTATCAAGGAGAGAAGCTGTTAAGGtaacatcatcagaatcatcatcaaagatgttctgaacagaggctggagcTTGACTTGATTCCTTGGACTGAGAGTCATCAGTGGACACATGCACTGGATCTTCCTCTTTTGAAGGGAAAGAGTGttagatcaagttttgatctagtagtacaactctatattTTGAAGATTagaagttaactattaagtatgaacaattatggtactctaacgttgttttctgagtgttcaaatgacaggccaagactctggtcCTATCTCACATGATTCAGAAGTACAAtactcaaagagtaacctctgcaacgctttcgcacgtactatgttcaaactgaacagtagatcaagcttcataagatctgaagattataaagctccgatatggattcagctcactagaagcaccgaaggatcagacgctctgaaggatcagacgctctaaaggatcagaagctctgaagcatcagaagctgagcagtaaagactctgaagtccaagagtaagctggctctgaagagtAAGTGCTtttcctctgagtccagaagcagaaggtacaaaggtcagaggatccaagcttccctctgactctgatcatcaagcttcacaagttccaagatgaagcatcactctgatcagaagtaaacaaggttgaaggtcatgtcgctattcAAAGTagaaaagcaattgtaccattcctgacgaccttacctaactgattcagccacagcagaacctggaaattccAAATCTGCCCTCCAActgtagcatctccatgcaacgttcaaaccctaatccttggaatatataaagaggctgaagattgaaagatgccgcctaagaaacttgtttACGCGCAAGCAAAAATTCAaatatcttcttagcaatctttcttcaaacagaactaagtgtgtttactatcagctttccaagaagcatttatttgtaaaccctaaaccttcaaatagttgtttgatttacctttaggagatcaaggttgatcggatcgtagagaagactaagagagtgaatcttagtgttagctaagtcagtgtattgttagtcactttgcagctagcaagtgcagttgtaacaaaactctgattagtggatttccttcattctaagaaggaagaaatcaccttaacgtgtggactggattagcttgagggatttatcaagtgaaccaggataaaatcatctgtgtgctttccttatatcttatctcttatctctgcacttttatcattggtgattgaagagatttatttaaatctcaagtgggttaaGTTTTTAGtataaaacgctattcaaacccccatttctatcgtttttcataccttcaattggtatcagagcacaagttctgattaccacacctaacaatgttcagtgatccgggccggtgtgaaaaactaaaatggctgccaccattgaaacgcaaaaagatgtctacagtgaAAAGactcctatgtttgatgggcaaagatttgagtactggaaagacaggattgaaattttttttctgggctttgatgcagatctctgggatattatagtggatggcgGCTACGAGCGTCCGTTGatgttgatggcaagaagatctccagatcagagatgtctgcagaacaaaagaagctttactcactgcatcataaagctagaactattcttttaagtgctatttcttatgaagaatatcaaaagatcacagaccgtgagtatgctaagggtatctttgattcattgaagatgacccatgaaggaaacaagaaggtgaaggagtTAAAGGCGTTGGCCTTGAatagaaagtatgaatccttccagatggaatccagtgagtccattgaggacatgttctccagatttcagctactcattgctggaattagacctctcaacaagagctacacaactgctgatcatgtcaagagAATTCTGAGaggccttcctgaaagctggatgcctctgataacttcATTGGAGCTTacaagcatactgaagtgtcatgaacagAAGCgttctgaacatcaggatcagaagaagaagtctattgccttaaaatccaaatctgaaaaggctaaagctctctaagcagaagaagaatctgaagaagcctctgaagattctgatgaggatgagctgactctgatctcca from Lotus japonicus ecotype B-129 chromosome 2, LjGifu_v1.2 includes:
- the LOC130736442 gene encoding uncharacterized protein LOC130736442 encodes the protein MEVEVETSPVIVVKSSVHPNFCRAFISLLSMKKSESSMPNEEDPVHVSTDDSQSKESSQAPASVQNIFDDDSDDVTLTASLLDSVAARIKRKRRVPDVEESPAPKDNSKTTPATSKSKQVDVKGKGKQQEVEAKSAKKKKVPVAAEESGSDVEEDVDDILPSEKKKYAGKRFPHNVHVVSIDNVSFHAEGNVQKWKYVCQRKIDKDREVGSDVLECKEVVALIEKAGLMKTILKVGRCYERLVKEFLVNLSVEVGLPESVEFRKVYVRDKCVEFSPAVINEALGRSVVECVDEDMSLDVIAKEITPGQVKKWPIKKLLSTGNHSMEYAILNKIGDVNWVPTQHTSGVFATLAKLIYQIGTSADFDFGSFVFEQTLQHADTCDV